The Tenacibaculum jejuense genome includes a window with the following:
- a CDS encoding peptidoglycan DD-metalloendopeptidase family protein, with amino-acid sequence MKEILNSIQKTSLKVIDTRFTINDFIPISISTKNNDLNTFDVSSSEEWSTYLERFLKEKNAKVAFGGYIEKRDIYKRSAYFNSSEENERNIHLGIDLWCDAGTKVLSVLDGEIHSFKNNLNHGDYGPTIIIKHQVKDIEFYSLYGHLSLDSLENIKVGQKVTQEEVIGYLGENTVNGDYAPHLHFQLIVDMQGKQGDYPGVCSKEDVDFYKQNCPNPNLLLKLPNEI; translated from the coding sequence ATGAAAGAAATTCTAAATTCTATACAGAAAACTAGTTTGAAAGTAATAGATACTCGTTTTACTATTAACGATTTCATTCCAATTTCTATCTCAACTAAAAATAATGATTTAAACACTTTCGATGTAAGCTCTTCAGAAGAATGGTCAACATATTTAGAGAGGTTTTTAAAAGAAAAAAACGCTAAAGTAGCTTTTGGAGGGTATATTGAAAAAAGAGACATTTATAAAAGAAGTGCTTATTTTAATTCTTCCGAAGAAAATGAGCGAAATATTCATTTAGGAATAGATTTATGGTGTGACGCTGGAACAAAAGTTCTTTCAGTTTTAGATGGAGAAATACACAGTTTTAAAAATAACTTGAATCATGGAGATTATGGACCAACAATAATTATCAAACATCAAGTAAAAGATATTGAGTTTTATAGTTTATACGGTCATTTATCTTTAGATTCATTGGAGAATATTAAAGTTGGACAAAAAGTAACTCAGGAAGAAGTTATCGGATATTTAGGAGAGAATACAGTAAATGGAGATTATGCCCCGCATTTGCATTTTCAATTGATTGTAGATATGCAAGGTAAGCAAGGAGATTACCCTGGGGTTTGTTCAAAAGAAGATGTAGATTTTTACAAACAAAATTGTCCAAATCCAAATTTACTCTTAAAATTGCCAAATGAAATATAG
- a CDS encoding nucleotide exchange factor GrpE: MSKDQYTKEDEFNDAMKEAEMNSVEGQLDENELENKEEDNKSEDEKPSSEALLQAEKDKYLRLFAEFENYKRRTSKERIELFKTANQELMTVLLPILDDFERALTHIEDDKEAEELRKGVLLIYQKLLKTLEQKGLSAIEVNQGDVFDADTHDAITQIPAPSDDLKGKIIDCVEKGYKLGDKIIRHPKVVVGQA; encoded by the coding sequence ATGAGTAAAGATCAATATACTAAAGAAGACGAATTTAATGACGCAATGAAAGAAGCAGAAATGAATTCTGTTGAAGGTCAATTAGATGAAAATGAGTTAGAAAACAAAGAAGAGGATAATAAATCGGAAGATGAAAAACCATCATCAGAGGCTTTATTACAGGCAGAAAAAGATAAATATTTGCGTTTATTTGCTGAATTTGAAAACTACAAAAGAAGAACATCTAAAGAAAGAATTGAACTTTTTAAAACTGCAAATCAGGAATTAATGACAGTTTTACTGCCAATTCTTGATGATTTTGAAAGAGCATTAACACATATTGAAGACGATAAAGAAGCAGAAGAGTTAAGAAAAGGAGTATTATTAATTTATCAAAAATTACTTAAAACTCTAGAACAAAAAGGATTGTCTGCTATAGAAGTGAATCAAGGAGATGTTTTTGATGCAGATACTCATGATGCAATAACACAAATCCCAGCACCATCTGATGATTTGAAAGGGAAAATTATAGATTGCGTAGAGAAAGGATATAAACTTGGAGATAAAATCATTCGTCATCCTAAAGTTGTAGTAGGACAAGCTTAA
- a CDS encoding bifunctional aconitate hydratase 2/2-methylisocitrate dehydratase, which yields MNYQDYLKEIEERKELGLHPKPIDGSELLSEIISQIKDVNNEHRKESLNFFIYNTLPGTTSAAGVKAKFLKEIILGESVVEEITPTFAFEQLSHMKGGPSIEVLLDLALGNDSSIAEEAAKVLKTQVFLYEADTERLENAMKDGNSLAKDIIESYAKAEFFTELPEVDEEIEVVTYVAGVGDISTDLLSPGADAHSRSDRELHGQSMFEHNKDMQNELLALQKQHPDKRVMLIAEKGTMGVGSSRMSGVNNVALWTGISSSPYVPFINIAPVIAGTNGIAPIFLTTVGVTGGIGIDLKNWVKQKDENGNTIVDEDGDPILKEVYSVKTGTVLTINTKEKKLYNGDTELKDISTALTPQKMEFIKAGGSYAVVFGKKLQTFACKALGIDVPQVYAPSKEISIEGQGLTAVEKIFNRNAVGNTPGVTLHAGSNTRVEVNIVGSQDTTGLMTSQELEMMAATVISPIVDAGYQSGCHTASVWDDKSKANIPRLMKFMNDFGLITGRDPKGVYHAMTDVIHKVLNDIAVDDWDVIIGGDSHTRMAKGVAFGADSGTVALALATGEATMPIPQSVKVTFKGNMVPYMDFRDVVHATQQQMLDQFEGENVFQGKIIEVHIGTLTSDQAFTFTDWTAEMKAKASICISEDETLIESLVISRDRIQIMIDKGMDNEKQVLQGLVDKANNRIAELESGSRPALRPDADAKYYAEVVIDLDKIVEPMIADPDVNNEDVSKRYTHDNIQPLSFYGGTKKVDLGFVGSCMIHKGDMKILAQMLKNIEAQQGEVKFNAPLVVAPPTYNIVDELKAEGDWEVLAKYSGFVFDDDAPKAAARTKYENVLYLERPGCNLCMGNQEKAEPGDTVMATSTRLFQGRVVRDSKEKKGESLLSSTPVVVLSSILGRTPTLEEYQAAVEGIVLTKFKPSQKLLVV from the coding sequence ATGAACTACCAAGATTACCTAAAAGAGATTGAAGAAAGGAAAGAGCTAGGTTTACATCCTAAGCCAATTGATGGCAGCGAATTGCTTAGTGAAATTATCTCACAAATTAAAGATGTAAATAATGAGCACAGAAAAGAGTCTCTTAATTTCTTTATTTATAATACATTACCAGGTACAACAAGTGCAGCTGGCGTAAAAGCAAAGTTTTTAAAAGAGATTATCCTAGGAGAATCTGTAGTAGAGGAGATTACACCTACTTTTGCTTTTGAGCAGTTATCACATATGAAAGGAGGTCCTTCAATCGAAGTACTTTTAGATTTAGCATTAGGAAACGATTCAAGTATTGCTGAAGAAGCTGCTAAAGTTTTAAAAACACAAGTATTCTTATATGAAGCAGATACTGAGCGTTTAGAAAATGCGATGAAAGATGGTAATAGCTTAGCTAAAGATATTATCGAAAGCTATGCTAAAGCTGAATTCTTTACTGAGTTACCAGAAGTTGACGAAGAAATAGAAGTAGTGACTTATGTTGCAGGTGTTGGAGATATTTCTACAGATTTACTTTCTCCTGGTGCTGATGCACACTCAAGATCAGATCGTGAGTTACACGGTCAATCTATGTTTGAGCATAATAAGGATATGCAAAATGAATTATTAGCACTACAAAAACAACACCCAGATAAACGTGTAATGTTAATTGCAGAGAAAGGAACAATGGGAGTTGGTTCTTCTCGTATGTCAGGTGTAAATAACGTGGCTTTATGGACAGGTATTTCTTCTAGTCCATATGTACCATTTATTAACATTGCTCCAGTAATTGCAGGAACAAATGGTATTGCGCCAATTTTCTTAACAACAGTTGGTGTTACAGGAGGTATTGGAATCGACCTTAAAAACTGGGTAAAGCAAAAAGATGAAAATGGAAATACTATCGTAGATGAAGATGGTGATCCAATCTTAAAAGAAGTATATTCAGTTAAAACAGGTACTGTTTTAACAATCAATACTAAAGAAAAGAAATTATACAACGGAGATACTGAATTAAAAGATATCTCAACTGCATTAACTCCTCAAAAGATGGAGTTTATTAAAGCAGGAGGTTCTTACGCAGTAGTTTTCGGTAAGAAATTACAAACTTTTGCATGTAAAGCTTTAGGAATTGATGTTCCTCAAGTTTATGCGCCTTCTAAAGAAATTTCTATTGAAGGTCAAGGTTTAACTGCAGTAGAGAAAATTTTCAATAGAAATGCTGTAGGTAATACTCCAGGTGTTACTTTACATGCTGGTTCAAATACTCGTGTAGAGGTTAATATTGTAGGATCTCAAGATACTACTGGTTTAATGACTTCTCAAGAGTTAGAAATGATGGCAGCTACTGTAATTTCTCCAATCGTAGATGCTGGATATCAATCGGGATGTCACACAGCTTCTGTATGGGATGATAAGTCAAAAGCTAACATTCCAAGATTAATGAAGTTTATGAATGACTTCGGATTAATTACTGGACGTGATCCAAAAGGAGTTTACCATGCAATGACAGATGTTATTCATAAAGTATTAAATGACATTGCTGTTGATGATTGGGATGTAATTATTGGTGGTGATTCACATACAAGAATGGCAAAAGGTGTTGCTTTCGGAGCTGATTCTGGAACAGTAGCTTTAGCTTTAGCAACAGGAGAGGCTACTATGCCAATTCCTCAGTCTGTTAAAGTAACATTCAAAGGAAACATGGTTCCTTACATGGATTTCCGTGATGTAGTGCATGCTACACAACAACAAATGTTAGATCAATTTGAAGGAGAAAATGTATTCCAAGGTAAGATTATTGAAGTACACATTGGAACTTTAACTTCTGATCAAGCATTTACATTTACAGATTGGACTGCTGAAATGAAGGCTAAAGCTTCTATTTGTATTTCTGAAGATGAAACATTAATAGAATCATTAGTAATTTCTAGAGATCGTATTCAAATTATGATCGATAAAGGAATGGATAATGAAAAGCAAGTATTACAAGGTTTAGTTGACAAAGCTAACAATCGTATTGCTGAATTAGAATCTGGAAGCAGACCAGCTTTAAGACCAGATGCTGATGCTAAATATTATGCTGAAGTTGTTATTGACTTAGACAAGATTGTTGAGCCAATGATTGCTGATCCAGATGTAAATAACGAAGATGTTTCTAAGCGTTATACACACGATAATATTCAACCTTTATCTTTCTACGGAGGAACTAAGAAAGTTGATTTAGGTTTCGTAGGATCTTGTATGATTCACAAAGGAGATATGAAAATTTTAGCTCAAATGTTAAAGAACATTGAAGCGCAACAAGGTGAAGTTAAATTCAATGCTCCATTAGTAGTTGCACCTCCAACATATAACATTGTTGACGAGTTAAAAGCAGAAGGAGATTGGGAAGTATTAGCTAAATATTCAGGTTTTGTATTTGATGATGATGCACCTAAAGCTGCAGCACGTACAAAATATGAAAACGTATTATATTTAGAGCGTCCAGGATGTAACTTATGTATGGGGAATCAAGAAAAAGCAGAACCAGGAGATACGGTAATGGCTACTTCTACTCGTTTATTCCAAGGTCGTGTAGTAAGAGATTCTAAAGAGAAAAAAGGAGAATCTTTATTATCATCAACTCCAGTAGTAGTATTATCTTCAATTTTAGGAAGAACTCCAACATTAGAAGAATATCAAGCAGCTGTAGAGGGTATTGTATTAACTAAATTCAAGCCTTCTCAAAAGCTATTAGTTGTTTAA
- a CDS encoding aconitate hydratase — protein sequence MAFDIDMIKEVYGKVVERVDAARKITGKPLTLAEKILYTHLWDGNPSKAFQRGKDYVDFAPDRVACQDATAQMALLQFMQAGKDKVAVPTTVHCDHLIQAKEGASTDLQNALNISNEVFNFLESVSNKYGIGFWKPGAGIIHQVVLENYAFPGGMMIGTDSHTVNAGGLGMVAIGVGGADAVDVMAGMPWELKFPKLIGVKLTGKLSGWTAPKDVILKVAEILTVKGGTGAIVEYFGPGATGMSCTGKGTICNMGAEIGATTSTFGYDDSMERYLRATDRADVADAANEIKDYLTADAEVYANPEQYFDQVIEINLSELQPLLNGPFTPDLSTPAGPEMTEKANANDWPLKVEWGLIGSCTNSSYEDLSRASSIAQQALDKGLKTKAEFGINPGSEQVRYTAERDGILGVFEKLDATIFTNACGPCIGQWARYKDPKNAPKNSIVHSFNRNFAKRADGNPNTHAFVASPELVAAIAIAGRLDFNPITDTLINENGEEVKLDEPTGWELPPKGFEVKENGYLEPVADGSGVEVVVDPNSERLELLTPFTPIGNEIKGAKLLIKAYGKCTTDHISMAGPWLRYRGHLDNISNNCLIGAVNAYNKQTNFVKSQINGEYDAVPATQRAYKAAGIPTVVVGDHNYGEGSSREHAAMEPRHLGVVAVIVKSFARIHETNLKKQGMLGLTFDNESDYDLIQEDDTFNFLDLNEFAPDKQLTIEVAHADGSKDEIKVNHTYNQSQIEWYNEGSALNLIKKQNA from the coding sequence ATGGCTTTTGACATTGATATGATAAAAGAGGTTTATGGAAAAGTAGTTGAAAGAGTAGATGCCGCTCGAAAGATTACTGGTAAACCGTTAACATTAGCAGAAAAAATATTATACACGCACCTTTGGGATGGTAATCCTTCTAAAGCTTTTCAAAGAGGTAAAGATTATGTAGATTTTGCTCCAGATAGAGTTGCTTGTCAAGATGCGACAGCTCAAATGGCATTGCTACAATTCATGCAAGCAGGTAAAGATAAAGTTGCTGTTCCAACTACTGTACACTGTGATCATTTAATTCAAGCAAAAGAAGGAGCAAGCACAGATTTACAAAATGCATTAAACATAAGTAATGAAGTATTTAATTTCTTAGAGTCAGTTTCAAATAAATACGGAATTGGTTTCTGGAAACCTGGAGCAGGAATAATTCATCAAGTAGTTCTAGAAAATTATGCTTTTCCTGGTGGAATGATGATTGGTACAGATTCACATACCGTAAATGCTGGTGGATTAGGAATGGTTGCTATTGGAGTTGGTGGAGCTGATGCCGTAGATGTTATGGCAGGTATGCCATGGGAATTAAAATTCCCTAAATTAATCGGAGTAAAATTAACTGGAAAATTATCGGGTTGGACTGCTCCAAAAGATGTGATTTTAAAAGTAGCAGAAATTTTAACTGTAAAAGGTGGAACAGGTGCTATTGTTGAATATTTTGGACCTGGAGCAACAGGAATGTCTTGTACAGGAAAAGGAACAATTTGTAACATGGGAGCAGAAATTGGAGCGACAACTTCTACTTTTGGTTACGACGATTCAATGGAACGTTATTTACGTGCTACAGATAGAGCTGATGTTGCTGATGCTGCAAATGAAATAAAAGATTATTTAACTGCTGATGCTGAAGTTTATGCAAATCCTGAACAATATTTCGATCAAGTAATTGAAATCAACTTATCAGAATTACAACCATTATTAAATGGACCTTTTACACCTGATTTATCTACGCCAGCTGGACCTGAAATGACAGAAAAAGCAAATGCAAATGATTGGCCTTTAAAAGTTGAGTGGGGATTAATTGGTTCTTGTACGAACTCTTCTTATGAAGATTTATCACGTGCTTCTTCAATCGCACAACAAGCTCTAGATAAAGGATTAAAAACAAAAGCAGAATTCGGAATTAATCCAGGCTCAGAACAAGTTCGTTATACAGCAGAACGTGATGGAATTCTTGGAGTTTTTGAAAAGTTAGACGCAACCATATTTACAAATGCATGCGGACCTTGTATTGGACAATGGGCACGTTATAAAGATCCAAAAAATGCACCTAAGAATAGTATTGTACATTCTTTCAATAGAAATTTTGCTAAACGTGCAGACGGAAATCCAAATACACATGCTTTTGTAGCTTCACCAGAATTAGTGGCAGCTATTGCGATTGCAGGTAGATTAGACTTTAATCCGATTACAGATACATTAATTAATGAAAATGGTGAAGAAGTAAAACTTGATGAACCTACAGGATGGGAATTACCACCAAAAGGTTTTGAAGTTAAAGAGAATGGATACTTGGAGCCAGTTGCAGACGGAAGTGGAGTAGAAGTAGTTGTAGATCCAAACTCTGAACGTTTAGAATTATTAACGCCATTTACACCTATCGGAAACGAAATTAAAGGAGCAAAACTTTTAATTAAAGCTTACGGTAAATGTACAACCGATCATATTTCTATGGCAGGTCCATGGTTACGTTACAGAGGACATTTAGATAATATTTCTAACAACTGTTTAATTGGAGCTGTAAATGCTTACAATAAACAAACAAATTTTGTGAAAAGTCAAATAAATGGAGAATACGATGCAGTTCCAGCAACTCAAAGAGCATATAAAGCAGCAGGTATTCCAACAGTAGTTGTTGGTGATCATAATTATGGAGAAGGTTCATCTCGTGAACATGCAGCTATGGAACCACGTCATTTAGGAGTAGTAGCAGTAATTGTTAAGTCATTTGCTCGTATACACGAAACAAATTTGAAGAAACAAGGAATGCTTGGTTTAACTTTTGATAATGAATCGGATTATGATTTAATTCAAGAAGATGATACTTTCAATTTTTTAGATTTAAATGAGTTTGCTCCAGATAAACAATTAACAATCGAAGTTGCACATGCAGACGGTTCAAAAGATGAAATTAAAGTAAATCATACTTACAACCAAAGTCAAATAGAATGGTATAATGAAGGTTCTGCTTTAAATTTAATTAAGAAGCAAAACGCTTAA
- a CDS encoding heat-shock protein Hsp90: MKKIFITLFLIVSITVSSQEKKENFIRKIEDTHKKVDFLNKKYLSYDISIQFGGKDYMKGTIMQETGGGKIKIIKESGAVIIFDGTNVYGKGITTKAKAGARFDIFTWSYFLGLPYKLKDSGTVWSEFKKNTWGGNDLDTGKLAFESGTGDAPDDWYIIYKTKDHVLEGAAYIVSFGKGKEAAEKEPHAVKYNSYKTIEGIPFSTNWTFHLWTIEQGYTDQIGEVSLSNIKFLDNIDFKIPEGSEIINAPK, encoded by the coding sequence ATGAAAAAAATCTTTATCACACTATTCTTAATCGTATCAATTACGGTCTCTTCTCAAGAAAAGAAAGAGAACTTCATAAGAAAAATAGAAGATACACATAAAAAAGTTGATTTTTTAAATAAAAAATACCTTAGTTACGATATTTCCATTCAGTTTGGAGGCAAAGATTACATGAAAGGAACTATAATGCAGGAAACTGGAGGAGGAAAGATTAAAATTATAAAAGAAAGTGGAGCCGTTATTATTTTTGATGGAACCAATGTTTATGGAAAGGGAATTACTACTAAAGCTAAAGCTGGAGCACGATTCGATATTTTTACATGGTCATATTTCTTAGGTTTACCATATAAATTAAAAGATTCTGGTACAGTTTGGTCTGAATTTAAAAAGAATACTTGGGGAGGTAATGATTTAGATACTGGTAAGCTAGCATTTGAGTCAGGAACTGGTGATGCTCCAGATGATTGGTATATTATTTATAAAACAAAAGATCATGTTTTAGAAGGAGCAGCTTATATTGTAAGCTTTGGTAAAGGCAAGGAAGCAGCAGAAAAAGAGCCTCATGCTGTAAAATATAATAGCTATAAAACTATAGAAGGAATTCCTTTTTCAACGAACTGGACATTTCATTTATGGACAATAGAGCAAGGTTATACAGATCAAATAGGAGAAGTTAGTTTATCTAATATTAAATTTTTAGACAATATTGACTTTAAAATTCCTGAAGGAAGTGAAATAATTAATGCTCCAAAGTAA
- a CDS encoding lipocalin family protein, with amino-acid sequence MKKLVLALFLGLLTFTVKAQEVETILTSGKWFIESIQEKGEEPELASNKTDEWLVFSKDGKVEENHFGDSKTFSWTYDKSKKMIKLSGDETIFHRVIEISESKLIIELVEDLENSDDNLMITYIK; translated from the coding sequence ATGAAGAAATTAGTATTAGCATTATTTTTAGGTTTATTAACTTTCACTGTTAAGGCACAAGAAGTGGAAACAATCTTAACTTCTGGAAAATGGTTCATTGAATCTATTCAAGAAAAAGGTGAAGAACCTGAATTAGCATCGAATAAAACCGATGAATGGTTAGTATTTTCTAAAGATGGAAAAGTTGAGGAGAATCACTTTGGTGATTCTAAAACCTTTTCATGGACTTACGATAAGAGTAAGAAAATGATTAAACTTTCTGGAGATGAAACAATTTTCCATAGAGTTATTGAAATTTCTGAAAGTAAACTTATCATCGAGTTAGTAGAAGATCTTGAGAACTCAGACGACAATTTAATGATTACTTACATTAAGTAA
- the dnaJ gene encoding molecular chaperone DnaJ: protein MAKQDYYEILGVAKSATQAEIKKAYRKMAIKYHPDKNPDNKEAEEKFKLCAEAYEVLSDEQKKARYDQFGHAAFEGGAGGFGGGGMNMDDIFSQFGDIFGGAFGGGFGGFGGGGRGRARVKGGNLRIRVKLTLEEIAKGVEKKVKVRRKVQADGVTYKTCTTCNGTGQIMRVTNTILGRMQTATTCTTCQGAGEMIDKRPNDADAQGMVVKEETVSINIPEGVTEGVQLKVGGKGNEAPGKNSIPGDLLVLIEEVQHETIKREGSNLHYDLYINFSEAVLGTSREIETVTGKVKIKVEAGTQSGKILRLKGKGLPSIERYGTGDFLIHINVWTPQELTKEQRKFFESMLVDDNFSPNPQKSDKSFFDRVKDMFS from the coding sequence ATGGCAAAACAAGATTATTACGAAATATTAGGAGTAGCAAAATCTGCTACACAGGCAGAGATTAAAAAGGCTTATCGTAAGATGGCAATTAAGTACCATCCAGATAAGAATCCAGATAACAAAGAAGCTGAAGAAAAGTTCAAATTGTGTGCTGAAGCCTATGAAGTTCTAAGCGATGAGCAGAAAAAAGCGCGTTACGATCAGTTTGGTCATGCAGCCTTTGAAGGCGGAGCTGGAGGTTTCGGCGGTGGCGGAATGAACATGGATGACATTTTTAGTCAGTTTGGAGATATCTTTGGAGGAGCCTTCGGAGGCGGTTTTGGCGGTTTTGGCGGTGGTGGTCGCGGAAGAGCTAGAGTAAAAGGAGGAAATCTTCGTATTCGTGTCAAATTAACTTTAGAAGAGATAGCTAAAGGAGTAGAGAAGAAAGTAAAAGTTCGTAGAAAAGTTCAAGCAGACGGAGTTACTTATAAAACCTGTACAACATGTAATGGTACAGGTCAAATCATGCGAGTTACCAATACAATATTGGGAAGAATGCAAACAGCAACCACATGTACAACTTGTCAAGGTGCTGGAGAAATGATTGATAAACGACCTAACGATGCAGATGCTCAAGGAATGGTTGTTAAAGAAGAAACGGTTTCGATAAATATTCCTGAAGGTGTTACAGAAGGAGTTCAATTAAAAGTTGGAGGAAAAGGAAACGAAGCTCCAGGTAAAAATTCTATTCCAGGTGATTTACTAGTTTTGATTGAAGAAGTACAACACGAAACAATCAAACGTGAAGGAAGTAACTTACATTATGATTTATACATTAATTTTTCTGAAGCAGTATTAGGAACTTCAAGAGAAATAGAAACAGTTACAGGGAAAGTTAAAATTAAAGTTGAAGCAGGTACTCAATCTGGAAAAATCTTAAGACTTAAAGGTAAAGGATTGCCAAGTATAGAAAGATATGGAACAGGAGACTTCTTAATCCATATTAATGTGTGGACGCCACAAGAATTAACAAAAGAACAACGTAAGTTTTTTGAGTCGATGTTGGTAGATGATAACTTTTCTCCTAACCCTCAAAAATCAGATAAATCATTTTTTGATAGAGTAAAAGATATGTTTTCTTAA
- a CDS encoding DUF6495 family protein — MKYRQLTKEQFESLHEEFSKFLATQGVDFNEWKKIKEQQPALAENELNLFSDIVWEDVLKRAEYLEHFSKNTINLFECKEDKISRIVIKVHKEVDLLTQNDYNWLLENYDSEDVELFNGTKNYSSERNIEIFDLIEKGSAISKGDLYNFFEKIIS, encoded by the coding sequence ATGAAATATAGACAGCTAACAAAAGAACAGTTTGAAAGTTTACATGAAGAATTTTCAAAGTTTTTAGCAACACAAGGAGTAGATTTTAACGAGTGGAAAAAAATAAAAGAACAACAGCCTGCTTTAGCAGAAAATGAATTGAATTTATTTAGCGATATCGTTTGGGAAGATGTATTAAAAAGAGCAGAATATTTAGAGCATTTTTCTAAAAATACTATCAATCTCTTTGAATGTAAAGAAGATAAAATTTCTAGAATAGTAATTAAAGTTCATAAAGAAGTTGATTTATTGACACAAAATGATTATAATTGGTTACTAGAAAACTATGATTCTGAAGATGTAGAGCTGTTTAATGGAACAAAAAACTATTCTTCAGAGAGAAACATAGAAATATTTGATTTAATAGAAAAAGGTAGTGCCATTAGTAAGGGTGATTTATACAACTTTTTTGAAAAAATTATAAGTTAA
- a CDS encoding SH3 domain-containing protein gives MYKRIISVFVFSLCVTSVIAQKFIVSPTKLYSEPSTGATHLGILLRGALVNNIEESDINQEFVKVTVDNTSTGYVLKSFIRKTLNASDNYTPSPSPIIENDGIYGSPHMFITVASLRGRLGPSTKTKVGKVFTMGEVARVNYYPYDPEDWVNVGGYFIQQKFLGKRPILEELYKQFDTIPYSNVAERQKIGQRINEFIWNTNVDASKASGLKRCLSVAKQVNDKNLIKKIVLEITIEEEKKNKLSYAELEKIDKEKNFLIINGVKVEGYELTLKELLNIKGSPIKKVKEEDDCCFAGTIRYVYKDAEFMVEETKGVAEIIWLSLKTNAYVVNGFKISSKVTRDQFVKKLARIFYYNGHYPNDYGFYFLDYAGIEVTFKNNRPDKFSFSIYP, from the coding sequence ATGTACAAAAGGATAATAAGTGTTTTTGTCTTCTCACTTTGTGTTACTTCCGTTATAGCGCAAAAGTTTATTGTATCACCAACAAAGTTGTACTCAGAACCTAGTACAGGTGCTACACATTTAGGAATTTTATTACGTGGAGCTTTAGTTAATAATATTGAAGAAAGTGATATTAATCAAGAGTTTGTAAAAGTAACAGTAGATAATACTTCAACAGGCTACGTCCTAAAGTCTTTTATTAGAAAAACTTTAAATGCTTCTGATAATTATACACCTTCACCGAGTCCCATTATTGAAAATGACGGGATTTATGGTTCTCCTCATATGTTTATCACTGTAGCCTCTTTGAGAGGAAGACTTGGTCCGTCAACGAAAACCAAAGTGGGAAAAGTATTTACCATGGGTGAAGTGGCTAGAGTCAATTATTATCCATATGATCCAGAGGATTGGGTTAATGTGGGTGGATACTTTATTCAACAAAAGTTTCTTGGTAAACGGCCAATATTGGAAGAACTCTATAAACAGTTTGATACAATTCCGTATTCAAATGTAGCAGAAAGACAAAAAATAGGCCAACGTATAAACGAGTTCATTTGGAATACAAATGTAGATGCATCAAAAGCATCAGGATTGAAGCGATGCCTATCAGTAGCGAAACAAGTAAATGATAAAAATCTAATCAAAAAAATAGTACTTGAAATTACCATTGAAGAAGAAAAAAAGAATAAACTATCCTATGCAGAGCTTGAAAAAATAGATAAAGAAAAAAACTTTTTAATTATCAATGGGGTAAAAGTAGAAGGTTATGAATTAACACTAAAAGAACTACTAAACATTAAAGGAAGCCCAATTAAAAAGGTAAAGGAAGAAGATGATTGTTGTTTTGCAGGAACTATTCGTTATGTTTATAAAGATGCAGAGTTTATGGTTGAAGAAACTAAAGGAGTTGCTGAAATCATCTGGCTATCTTTAAAAACAAATGCATATGTGGTGAATGGGTTTAAAATTTCGTCTAAAGTTACTAGAGATCAATTTGTAAAAAAATTAGCAAGAATATTTTATTACAATGGACATTATCCTAATGATTATGGATTTTATTTCCTCGATTATGCAGGTATTGAAGTTACTTTTAAAAATAATCGACCTGATAAGTTCTCTTTTTCTATCTACCCATAA